One Xenopus tropicalis strain Nigerian chromosome 8, UCB_Xtro_10.0, whole genome shotgun sequence genomic window carries:
- the LOC100491408 gene encoding uncharacterized protein LOC100491408 encodes MKVRSNVCRDCTVRTIWNPRWRFSDVLILYSVAAMMAVDCHKLDVYNPTLHASIGDSVTFRSSYSISSSLHNWPSIEWSFGNQTILYYSMYNGSLNSKGGIKWCTGRMLISPLYKRRLEFHPTNASLTVRDLQYCDEGTYQITFLSFETIIRKKIQLRVRSAPESEAGLLLVSLTTEADGLQHPEEQAGQSSAITYLVLICVFVSVLFSCFILYKCILPLDSGKMAPKSLLKQGLWHLQRSNR; translated from the exons ATGAAGGTTCGGAGTAATGTGTGTAGGGACTGTACTGTGAG AACAATTTGGAATCCAAGGTGGCGTTTTTCTGATGTCCTGATACTCTATTCTGTTGCTGCGATGATGGCAGTAG ATTGCCACAAACTTGATGTCTATAACCCTACTTTACACGCATCTATAGGGGATTCAGTAACATTCCGTTCCTCCTACTCAATCTCCAGTTCTCTCCACAACTGGCCTTCTATAGAGTGGTCATTTGGTAACCAGACGATTCTCTATTACTCTATGTATAATGGCTCCCTAAATTCTAAAGGAGGTATTAAATGGTGCACAGGAAGGATGCTGATCTCCCCTTTATACAAAAGGCGCCTGGAATTTCACCCAACGAATGCCTCCTTGACTGTAAGAGATCTCCAGTATTGTGATGAAGGCACTTACCAAATTACGTTCTTAAGCTTTGAGACTATTATAAGAAAGAAAATCCAACTGAGAGTGCGTTCAGCTCCTG AATCAGAAGCTGGGTTGTTATTGGTATCACTGACTACTGAAGCAGATGGGTTACAGCATCCAGAGGAACAGGCCGGCCAGAGCTCAGCTATAACATATTTGGTCTTGATATGTGTATTTGTTAGTGTATTATTCTCTTGTTTTATCTTATATAAATGCATCCTGCCACTGGACTCTGGCAAAATGGCACCTAAATCCCTTTTAAAACAAGGCTTGTGGCACTTACAGAGAAGCAATAGGTAA